The sequence CAGTGCCGCCGCTGCCTCATCACGTTCCCCGACGCCGCCTTCGCCGCCCGCCACGCCAAGCGCCAGCACCCGCGCGacttcgccgccgccgccctccgcggCGCCCTCTTCGTCTGCTTCGTCTGCGCCCGCCCCTTCGCCTCCTCCCCCGCCCTCCTCCGGCACCAGCGCGCCcacgccccgcccgccgccccgcccgccgccccgcccgccgccgccccgccgcgccccgccgcgcccgcctaCGCCTGCACCGAGTGCGGCCGCGCCTTCGCCCGCGAGGGAGCCCTGCACCGCCACTACATCCGCCACGCCCGCGGCGAGCTctgaggggcggggccgggcggggcgggtgGGTGGGGCCGGGCGGGGTCCCAGCCCCTCCCTCGGCGGTGCacccccccggggagggggtggaggGTGCTGCGGGGGCGGGGTtagggagggggcggggctcgGAGGGGCGTGGTCTGTGGGGAGGGGTGGGGTCTGGAGGATGGGGGCGGGGCCTGGAGGATGGGGGCGGGGCCCAGCGGCTTCTCTCGGCACCGCGGCCCGGCTGGGGGCAGCCAATAAAAACCGGGGCGGCAGCCGATTGGTTCTTTCGGGGGCGTGTCGCTTCTTTCAGGGGTGTGTCAATTCCTGGGGCGGGGTGGGGCGTGATGTTGTCACGGGCACGGGGGGTGATGTCATAGCGACATCcaggttgggggcgggggggatgggGACAACATCCTGCCGGGACCTGCCACTCTTCAGGGTGACATCACCGTGACGTCACTTGGGAAATGCCCCCCTCCCTGTGACGTCACTCCGCCGTGACATCACCCCCTGCCCCCATCCCACGACATCAGCCGCCCGCCCTGCGAAATCACCCCCGTACGTCACCCCCAGCCTATGATGTCACCCCCCGGCCTACGACGCCTCCCTCCCAATGACGTCATCCCCCCGACCGATGACATCACCGCCCACCCCTGACGtcacggccccgccgccgccgccccgctcgccgccgccaTCCCGAGCCAATgatgccgccccccccccaatccacGCTCTAAAGGGCCGTTGCGCCCCACCCCGCTGATGATGTCATCCCCCCCGCTGATGACGtcaccccccgccgccgccgccgcgcgccaAAGCAGAGCGgaccgcccccgccgcggcccaaCAACACACCGTCTTTATTCCCCTCCGCCCCGCCCGGGCGGGGgctccccggggtggggggtggggaccCCGacgcggggtggggggtggggggaggggggtcgCGTTCGGCCGCCCCTCCCCCACCCGCCTCACAGCTCCCCGCGGGCGTGCAGCATGTAGTGCTCGTGCAGGTCGGCCACGAGGCCGAAGGCTCCGGCGCACTCGGTGCAGCGgtaggggggggggcggggggcgggggggggcggccgccgctgcggggggggaggggcggcgccggcgggggagggggggcggggggctgcgccgccgccgccgcccgtgcTCGCAGCGGtgagcccccagcgccgccggCGCCCCGAAACCCAGCCCGCACTCGGCGCAGATGTAATGGAAGGGCgacggcgggggggcggggggcgggggggcggcgacggcggcgggcggggcggcgggggaggggcggccggccccctcccccccccccgccccgcccccggggggtccctggggcCGCTTGCGCCCGTGGTAGCTGCGGTGAACCTTCAGCGCCCGCGAGGTGCCGAAGCCTCGGCCGCACTCGGGGCACTGGTGGGGCCAATCGGCCACCcatccccccgccccgccgccccgccccccccggggctgccccctcccccgtcccccgtccccccccccgcctcctcctcctcctcctcccgtgGCGTCCGGTAACGGCGACGGTAACGGCCGCGGTTCCTCCCCCGACGGGCGCGGTCGCGGGTCCGGGaacctggcggggggggggaggggtgagggtggggggcacccaggggtcctggggggggtgggggggggaggggaggggcgggtaCCTGCGCAGCcgttggcgggggggggtggggggggccgctCTCCCCCGACGACACCGACGTGGCTTCGGActcgtcctcctcctccggcaGCGCCGAGACgcctgcgggggcgggggggggggaacgtgaCACCCCGctggcacccacagcccccacgGGACCCCCACAGAACCTCGTAGGACCCACGCGACCCCCCCCGcggcaccccacagcccccatAGGGGCCCGTAACAGCCCCTACAGCGCCCttgggacccccccagcacccctcctgccccccagcaccccccaccgCCCCACAGcacacccctccccaccccacggCACCCCACggcacccaccccccccgcccccgctcacCGGTGGAggccccctcttcctcctcctcctcctcctcctcctcctcctcctcttcctcctcctcctcctcgaagGCGCCGTCCTCGCTCCCGCCCGACTCCC is a genomic window of Harpia harpyja isolate bHarHar1 unplaced genomic scaffold, bHarHar1 primary haplotype scaffold_420, whole genome shotgun sequence containing:
- the LOC128138413 gene encoding zinc finger protein 576-like isoform X2 gives rise to the protein MSQPPPPEPPPPPPGPPRRQQEEEEEEEEEEEEGRGGGGPPPEPRPKGCVYRLGSTQCRRCLITFPDAAFAARHAKRQHPRDFAAAALRGALFVCFVCARPFASSPALLRHQRAHAPPAAPPAAPPAAAPPRPAAPAYACTECGRAFAREGALHRHYIRHARGEL
- the LOC128138409 gene encoding translation initiation factor IF-2-like, with amino-acid sequence MRRSGGGGGGRTGAAPRGGAAMMADGRRPGESGGSEDGAFEEEEEEEEEEEEEEEEEEEGASTGVSALPEEEDESEATSVSSGESGPPHPPPPTAAQVPGPATAPVGGGTAAVTVAVTGRHGRRRRRRRGGGRGTGEGAAPGGAGRRGGGMGGRLAPPVPRVRPRLRHLAGAEGSPQLPRAQAAPGTPRGRGGGGGGGRPPLPRRPARRRRRPPAPRPPAVALPLHLRRVRAGFRGAGGAGGSPLRARAAAAAQPPAPPPPPAPPLPPRSGGRPPPPPAPPPTAAPSAPEPSASWPTCTSTTCCTPAGSCEAGGGGAAERDPPPPTPHPASGSPPPTPGSPRPGGAEGNKDGVLAWIGGGAASLARDGGGERGGGGGAVTSGVGGDVIGRGDDVIGREAS